The following proteins come from a genomic window of Pseudomonas cichorii:
- the tauC gene encoding taurine ABC transporter permease TauC has protein sequence MSSYELQTQAKTAKGKTARAPLQLKLSTRTISVLTLSVLLGLWWVVTAAQWIEPLFLPPPSDVLQKGWLLLTTGYMDSNLWQHLGASLQRIGLALGAAILSAIPVGIAIGHNRIARGIFDPLIEFYRPIPPLAYLPLIVIWCGIGEFSKVLLIYLAIFAPIAIATATGVRTVDPTRLRAAQSLGATRWQLIRHVILPSALPDILTGIRIGLGVGWSTLVAAELIAATSGLGFMVQSAAQFLVTDIVILGILVIAVIAFAMELGLRALQRKLVPWHGQNH, from the coding sequence ATGAGCAGCTATGAATTACAGACCCAGGCCAAGACAGCCAAAGGGAAAACTGCCCGTGCTCCGCTGCAATTGAAGCTGAGCACCCGCACCATCAGTGTCCTGACGCTGTCGGTCCTGTTGGGCCTGTGGTGGGTGGTGACCGCTGCGCAGTGGATCGAACCGCTGTTTCTGCCACCGCCCTCAGACGTTCTGCAGAAAGGCTGGCTGCTGCTGACCACCGGCTATATGGACTCAAACCTCTGGCAGCACCTGGGCGCCAGCCTGCAACGTATCGGCCTGGCATTGGGGGCCGCGATCCTCAGCGCCATTCCGGTGGGTATCGCCATTGGCCATAACCGTATCGCCCGAGGCATTTTCGACCCGCTGATCGAGTTCTATCGGCCCATTCCGCCGCTGGCTTATCTGCCCTTGATCGTGATCTGGTGCGGCATCGGCGAATTCTCCAAGGTGCTGTTGATCTATCTGGCGATTTTCGCGCCCATCGCCATTGCCACGGCAACCGGCGTACGCACCGTGGACCCGACCAGGCTGCGGGCCGCGCAATCCCTGGGCGCCACCCGCTGGCAACTGATCCGCCATGTGATCCTGCCCAGCGCCTTGCCGGACATTCTGACCGGCATACGAATCGGGCTCGGTGTGGGATGGTCGACACTGGTGGCGGCCGAACTTATTGCAGCCACCAGCGGGCTTGGCTTCATGGTGCAGTCGGCCGCGCAGTTTCTGGTGACGGATATTGTGATCCTGGGGATTCTGGTGATTGCCGTGATCGCGTTTGCGATGGAACTGGGCCTGCGGGCGCTGCAACGCAAGCTGGTGCCCTGGCATGGCCAGAATCACTGA
- the trmL gene encoding tRNA (uridine(34)/cytosine(34)/5-carboxymethylaminomethyluridine(34)-2'-O)-methyltransferase TrmL — translation MFHVILFQPEIPPNTGNVIRLCANSGCTLHLIEPLGFELDDKRLRRAGLDYHEYATLQTHADLPTCLEQIGNPRLFAFTTKGSRPFHDVSFEKGDAFLFGPESRGLPADILDSLSTEQRLRLPMREGCRSLNLSNTVAVAVYEAWRQHGFA, via the coding sequence ATGTTTCACGTCATCCTTTTTCAACCAGAAATTCCGCCGAATACCGGCAATGTGATCAGGCTATGCGCCAACAGTGGCTGCACCCTGCATTTGATCGAGCCCCTGGGCTTTGAGCTGGACGACAAGCGCCTGCGCAGGGCCGGGCTCGATTATCACGAGTATGCCACGCTGCAAACCCATGCCGACCTGCCCACGTGCCTGGAACAGATCGGCAACCCGCGGCTGTTCGCCTTTACGACCAAAGGCTCTCGCCCGTTCCACGACGTCAGCTTCGAGAAGGGTGATGCCTTTCTGTTCGGCCCGGAAAGCCGAGGCCTGCCAGCCGATATTCTCGACTCGCTGAGCACCGAGCAAAGATTGCGCCTCCCCATGCGCGAAGGCTGCCGCAGCCTGAACCTGTCCAACACCGTTGCCGTCGCCGTTTATGAGGCCTGGCGCCAGCACGGATTTGCCTGA
- a CDS encoding ATP-binding protein — protein MKTPLWFPQSFFSRTLWLVLIVVLFSKALTLVYLLMNEDVLVDRQYSHGVALTLRAYWAANENDREAIAEAAGLIRVVGGGVPEGEQHWPYSEIYQRQMQAELGADTEVRLRVHAPPALWVRAPSLGDGWLKVPLYPHPLRGQKIWNVLGWFLAIGLLSTASAWIFVRQLNQPLKRLVFAARQLGQGRSVRLPVSDTPSEMTEVYRAFNQMAEDVEQAGQERELMLAGVSHDLRTPLTRLRLSLELMSDENEFTEGMVRDIEDMDAILDQFLAFIRDGRDEEIEEVDLSDLVLEVVAPFNHPDEHIRLCLEPIPPFPLRRVSMKRLLTNLIGNAMHHAGNGIEVAAYVSGDTNAPYVVLSVLDRGAGIDPSELDIIFNPFIRGDRARSGKGTGLGLAIVKRIAAMHGGNVELRNRSGGGLEARVRLPLGLMLPRDAV, from the coding sequence ATGAAGACTCCGCTCTGGTTTCCGCAAAGCTTTTTCTCCCGCACCCTCTGGCTGGTGCTCATTGTCGTGCTGTTTTCCAAGGCGCTGACGCTCGTCTATCTGCTCATGAACGAAGACGTACTGGTCGACAGGCAGTACAGCCATGGCGTCGCCTTGACCTTGCGCGCCTATTGGGCCGCGAATGAAAACGACCGTGAAGCGATTGCCGAAGCTGCCGGCCTGATTCGTGTGGTTGGTGGCGGCGTACCTGAAGGCGAGCAGCATTGGCCTTATAGCGAAATCTATCAGCGCCAGATGCAGGCAGAGCTTGGGGCCGATACCGAAGTGCGTTTGCGGGTTCATGCACCTCCTGCTCTCTGGGTTCGGGCGCCGAGCCTCGGGGATGGCTGGCTGAAAGTGCCGCTTTATCCGCATCCGCTTCGTGGCCAGAAGATCTGGAACGTGCTGGGCTGGTTCCTGGCCATTGGCCTGTTGTCCACCGCATCAGCCTGGATTTTCGTGCGGCAGCTCAACCAGCCGCTCAAGCGTCTGGTTTTCGCCGCCCGCCAGTTGGGGCAGGGCCGCAGTGTGCGGTTGCCGGTCAGCGATACGCCCAGTGAAATGACCGAGGTTTATCGCGCCTTCAACCAGATGGCCGAAGACGTCGAACAGGCCGGACAGGAGCGTGAGCTTATGCTGGCGGGGGTTTCCCATGACCTGCGCACCCCGTTGACCCGGTTGCGTCTGTCACTGGAACTGATGAGCGACGAGAACGAGTTCACCGAAGGCATGGTGCGGGACATCGAGGACATGGACGCCATTCTCGACCAGTTCCTGGCCTTTATCCGCGATGGTCGCGACGAAGAAATCGAAGAGGTCGACCTCAGTGATCTGGTGCTTGAAGTGGTCGCGCCGTTCAATCATCCGGATGAACATATCCGTCTGTGTCTTGAGCCGATTCCGCCTTTCCCGCTGCGCCGGGTATCCATGAAACGCCTGCTGACCAACCTTATCGGCAATGCCATGCACCACGCTGGAAACGGTATCGAGGTCGCGGCCTATGTATCCGGCGATACCAACGCTCCTTATGTCGTGCTGAGTGTGCTGGACCGTGGAGCCGGTATCGACCCTTCCGAGCTGGACATCATTTTCAACCCGTTCATCCGTGGCGACCGCGCCCGTAGCGGCAAAGGCACGGGCCTCGGGCTGGCCATCGTCAAGCGGATTGCCGCCATGCATGGCGGCAATGTCGAGTTGAGAAACCGTTCAGGTGGCGGGCTGGAAGCAAGAGTGCGCTTGCCGCTGGGCTTGATGCTGCCAAGGGATGCTGTCTGA
- the ompR gene encoding osmolarity response regulator transcription factor OmpR — translation MSSTAQNAEGEKILIVDDDPGLSSLLERFFTSKGYRARAVANVEQMDRLLSREVFNLVVLDLMLPGEDGLSACRRLRAANNQVPIIMLTAKGDEQSRIKGLELGADDYLAKPFNPDELMARVKAVLRRQAAPVPGAPGSEDESVSFGDYVLSLATRELKRGDEVHMLTTGEFAVLKALVMHAREPLTRDKLMNLARGREWDALERSIDVQISRLRRLIEPDPSKPRYIQTVWGVGYVFVPDGAGNR, via the coding sequence ATGAGCAGCACTGCACAAAATGCTGAAGGCGAAAAAATCCTGATCGTCGATGACGATCCGGGGTTGAGCAGCCTGTTAGAGCGCTTTTTCACCAGTAAGGGCTATCGTGCCCGTGCGGTGGCGAACGTCGAACAAATGGACCGTTTACTGTCCCGCGAGGTTTTCAACCTTGTGGTTCTGGACTTGATGTTGCCCGGAGAAGACGGCCTGTCTGCTTGCCGCCGTTTGCGTGCAGCCAACAATCAGGTGCCGATCATCATGCTCACTGCCAAGGGCGATGAGCAGAGCCGTATCAAGGGGCTGGAGCTGGGCGCAGACGATTATCTGGCCAAGCCTTTCAACCCGGACGAACTGATGGCCCGCGTCAAGGCCGTCCTGCGTCGTCAGGCCGCGCCGGTGCCCGGTGCGCCCGGCAGCGAAGACGAGTCGGTCAGCTTCGGTGACTACGTATTGTCCCTGGCGACCCGCGAACTCAAGCGTGGCGATGAAGTACACATGCTCACTACCGGTGAGTTTGCGGTTCTCAAGGCGCTGGTCATGCATGCTCGCGAGCCGCTGACCCGCGACAAGCTGATGAACCTGGCCCGTGGCCGCGAGTGGGATGCTCTGGAGCGCTCCATCGACGTGCAGATTTCCCGTCTGCGTCGCCTGATCGAGCCCGATCCGTCCAAGCCGCGTTATATCCAGACAGTCTGGGGCGTGGGTTATGTGTTCGTTCCGGATGGAGCCGGGAACCGCTGA
- a CDS encoding Tex family protein has translation MDSINSRIAEELGVRPQQVAAAVALLDEGSTVPFISRYRKEVTGSLDDTQLRHLEERLRYLRELNERRVSILASIEEQGKLTPELARDINLADTKTRLEDLYLPYKQKRRTKGQIALEAGLGELADGLFNDPSLTPETEAARFVDAEKGVADVKAALEGAKYILMERFAEDATLLDKLRSFLMQEAVISARVVPGKEEEGAKFRDYFEHDEPLKSMPSHRALAIFRGRNEGFLSSALKVGEELPGTLHPCELMIGERFGLQNQNRPADKWLAEVVRWTWKVKLYSHLETDLLGELRDKAETEAINVFAHNLHDLLLAAPAGPRATLGLDPGLRTGCKVAVVDATGKLLDYATVYPHVPKNQWDQTIAVLAALCAKHSVDLIAIGNGTASRETDKLAAELIKKYPALKMTKVMVSEAGASVYSASELAAKEFPDLDVSIRGAVSIARRLQDPLAELVKIDPKSIGVGQYQHDVSQLKLARGLDAVVEDCVNAVGVDVNTASVALLARISGLNTTLAQNIVAHRDANGAFKTRAALKKVSRLGEKTYEQAAGFLRVMNGENPLDSSAVHPEAYPLVQRIAAETDRDIRSLIGDASFLKRLDPKKFTDETFGLPTVTDILQELEKPGRDPRPEFKTAEFQDGVEDLKDLQLGMILEGVVTNVTNFGAFVDIGVHQDGLVHISALSEKFIKDPREAVKAGDVVKVKVMEVDIPRKRVGLSMRMSDTPGEKIDGARGPRPGSAPRQQGSAPRKETTTAAPANNAMASLFANAKQLKKR, from the coding sequence ATGGACAGCATCAACAGCCGCATCGCCGAAGAACTGGGCGTGCGCCCTCAACAGGTCGCAGCGGCCGTAGCACTATTGGATGAAGGCTCGACCGTGCCTTTCATTTCACGCTACCGCAAGGAAGTGACCGGTAGCCTTGATGACACGCAACTGCGCCATCTGGAAGAGCGCCTGCGTTACCTGCGCGAGCTCAACGAGCGTCGCGTCAGCATCCTGGCCAGCATCGAAGAGCAAGGCAAGCTGACCCCGGAACTGGCCCGCGACATCAACCTTGCCGACACCAAGACCCGCCTCGAAGACTTGTACCTGCCCTATAAGCAGAAGCGCCGCACCAAAGGCCAGATCGCACTTGAAGCGGGCCTGGGCGAGCTGGCGGACGGTCTGTTCAACGATCCGTCCCTGACTCCGGAAACCGAAGCCGCACGCTTTGTCGACGCCGAAAAAGGCGTGGCCGACGTGAAGGCTGCGCTGGAAGGCGCCAAGTACATCCTCATGGAGCGCTTCGCCGAAGACGCCACCCTGCTGGACAAACTGCGCAGCTTCCTGATGCAGGAAGCCGTGATCAGCGCCCGCGTAGTGCCTGGCAAGGAAGAGGAAGGCGCCAAGTTCCGCGACTACTTCGAGCACGACGAACCGCTCAAGAGCATGCCGTCGCACCGCGCCCTGGCGATTTTCCGTGGCCGTAACGAAGGCTTCCTCAGCTCGGCGCTGAAAGTCGGCGAAGAACTGCCGGGCACCCTGCACCCGTGCGAGCTGATGATCGGCGAGCGCTTCGGCCTGCAGAACCAGAACCGCCCGGCCGACAAGTGGCTGGCCGAAGTCGTGCGCTGGACCTGGAAGGTCAAGCTCTACAGCCATCTGGAAACCGACCTGCTGGGCGAACTGCGCGACAAGGCGGAAACCGAAGCGATCAACGTATTCGCCCACAACCTGCACGATCTGCTGCTGGCTGCTCCGGCCGGCCCGCGTGCCACGCTGGGCCTTGACCCGGGCCTGCGCACCGGCTGCAAGGTTGCGGTGGTCGATGCCACGGGCAAGCTGCTCGACTACGCCACCGTTTACCCTCACGTGCCTAAAAACCAGTGGGATCAGACCATCGCCGTACTGGCCGCACTCTGCGCCAAGCACTCGGTAGACCTGATCGCCATCGGCAACGGCACCGCCAGCCGCGAAACCGACAAGCTGGCCGCTGAACTGATCAAAAAATATCCAGCACTGAAAATGACCAAGGTCATGGTGTCCGAGGCCGGCGCTTCGGTGTACTCGGCTTCCGAGCTGGCCGCCAAGGAGTTCCCGGACCTGGACGTGTCGATCCGTGGTGCCGTCTCCATTGCCCGTCGCCTGCAGGACCCGCTGGCCGAACTGGTGAAGATCGATCCGAAGTCCATCGGCGTCGGCCAGTACCAGCACGACGTCTCGCAACTGAAACTGGCCCGTGGCCTGGATGCAGTGGTCGAAGACTGCGTGAACGCCGTCGGCGTCGACGTGAACACGGCTTCGGTGGCCTTGCTGGCGCGTATTTCCGGCCTGAACACCACGCTGGCGCAGAACATCGTTGCCCACCGCGATGCGAACGGTGCTTTCAAGACCCGTGCCGCGCTGAAAAAAGTCAGCCGTCTGGGTGAAAAGACCTACGAACAGGCTGCCGGCTTCCTGCGCGTCATGAATGGCGAAAACCCGCTGGATTCGTCTGCCGTTCACCCGGAAGCCTACCCGCTGGTACAACGCATTGCGGCTGAAACCGACCGTGACATTCGTTCGCTGATCGGCGATGCCAGCTTCCTCAAGCGTCTGGACCCGAAGAAGTTCACCGACGAAACCTTCGGTCTGCCAACGGTCACCGACATTCTGCAAGAGCTGGAAAAGCCGGGCCGCGACCCGCGTCCGGAGTTCAAGACCGCCGAGTTCCAGGATGGCGTCGAGGACCTCAAGGACCTGCAACTGGGCATGATCCTCGAAGGCGTGGTCACCAACGTCACCAACTTCGGTGCCTTCGTCGATATCGGCGTGCATCAGGACGGTCTGGTGCATATCTCGGCGCTGTCCGAGAAGTTCATCAAGGACCCGCGTGAAGCGGTGAAGGCTGGCGACGTGGTGAAGGTCAAGGTCATGGAAGTCGACATCCCGCGCAAGCGCGTAGGCCTGTCGATGCGCATGAGCGACACTCCTGGCGAGAAGATCGACGGTGCCCGTGGCCCGCGTCCGGGTTCCGCCCCGCGCCAGCAAGGCAGCGCACCACGCAAGGAAACCACCACCGCGGCTCCGGCCAATAACGCCATGGCTTCGCTGTTCGCCAATGCCAAACAGTTGAAGAAGCGTTGA
- a CDS encoding PaaI family thioesterase has translation MDIPEDLTHSAYFKMLGCELRRLDEGVAEVALPLEAHLRNRGNVMHGGAIFSLVDISMGLACSSSHGFDQRSVTIECKINYVRGVSEGEVLCTAKVLHAGRRTLVVEAEVVQDDKLVAKAQGTFAVI, from the coding sequence ATGGATATTCCAGAAGACCTGACCCACAGCGCCTACTTCAAGATGCTCGGCTGCGAGCTGCGGCGTCTTGATGAAGGCGTTGCCGAAGTCGCGCTGCCTCTGGAGGCGCATCTGCGCAACCGTGGCAACGTGATGCACGGCGGGGCGATCTTCAGTCTGGTGGATATCAGCATGGGGCTGGCCTGTTCCAGTTCCCATGGCTTCGACCAGCGCAGCGTCACCATCGAATGCAAGATCAACTATGTACGCGGCGTGTCCGAAGGCGAGGTTTTATGCACCGCCAAGGTACTTCACGCCGGACGCCGCACACTGGTCGTCGAAGCCGAAGTGGTCCAGGACGATAAACTGGTCGCCAAGGCGCAAGGCACCTTCGCTGTCATCTAA
- the gshA gene encoding glutamate--cysteine ligase, with the protein MSEFLNRRLALLGERNNLSLLEQCLHGIERECLRVTDQARLAQTPHPQSLGAALTNGLITTDYSESLLEFITPALTDPAQTLDSLDRIHRFAYSKLNDEYLWSPSMPCPLPAEEDIPIAYYGTSNIGKLKYVYRKGLALRYGKTMQCIAGIHYNFSLPEDVWSLLKQTEDFDGDARDYQSHSYIALIRNFRRYSWLLMYLFGASPALDAGFLRGRAHQLEHFDADTLYLPYATSLRMSDLGYQSKAQADLTPCYNDLVSYTDSLRKAVATPYAPYVETGTHDSNGEWIQLNTNVLQIENEYYSNIRPKRVTYSGERPIQALVARGVQYVEVRCLDINPFLPTGINLEQARFIDAFILFCALEESPQLASHECSDAGSNFLSVVKEGRRPGLTLQRNHSTIELKAWATELLEKITPLAQLLDKAQSSDEHIKSIAAQQAKVDDSSLTPSAQVLASMRANEEGFTAFSFRQSQKHAEYFRSHPLGAEDQAQFEALAKTSIAEQAELEETEEVVDFDIFVGAYQASILSISN; encoded by the coding sequence TTGAGCGAATTTCTCAACCGCCGCCTGGCTCTTCTTGGCGAGCGTAACAACCTCTCTCTGCTGGAGCAGTGCCTGCACGGTATCGAGCGAGAATGCCTGCGCGTTACCGACCAGGCACGTCTGGCACAGACGCCTCACCCGCAATCCCTGGGTGCAGCACTGACCAATGGACTGATCACCACCGATTATTCCGAATCGCTGCTGGAGTTCATCACGCCGGCCCTGACGGACCCCGCACAGACCCTCGACAGCCTCGACCGGATTCATCGCTTCGCCTACAGCAAGCTGAACGACGAATACCTCTGGAGCCCTTCGATGCCGTGCCCGCTGCCGGCCGAAGAAGATATTCCGATTGCCTATTACGGCACCTCGAACATCGGCAAGCTCAAGTACGTGTACCGCAAGGGTCTGGCGCTGCGTTATGGCAAGACCATGCAGTGCATTGCCGGGATTCATTACAACTTCTCGCTGCCGGAAGACGTCTGGTCGCTGCTCAAGCAGACCGAAGACTTCGACGGCGACGCCCGGGATTACCAGTCGCATTCCTACATTGCGCTGATCCGGAACTTCCGTCGCTACAGCTGGCTGCTAATGTACCTGTTCGGCGCTTCGCCGGCACTGGACGCCGGTTTCCTGCGGGGCCGCGCTCACCAGCTGGAGCATTTCGACGCCGATACGCTGTATCTGCCTTATGCCACCAGCCTGCGCATGAGCGACCTGGGTTATCAGAGCAAGGCACAAGCCGACCTGACGCCGTGTTACAACGATCTGGTGAGCTACACCGACAGCCTGCGCAAAGCGGTGGCAACGCCTTACGCGCCGTATGTGGAAACCGGCACCCACGACAGCAATGGCGAGTGGATACAGCTCAACACCAACGTGTTGCAGATCGAAAACGAGTACTACTCCAACATTCGTCCAAAGCGCGTGACCTATTCGGGCGAACGCCCCATCCAGGCGCTGGTGGCTCGTGGTGTGCAGTACGTTGAAGTGCGTTGCCTGGACATCAACCCGTTCCTGCCAACCGGCATCAATCTGGAACAGGCTCGCTTCATCGACGCCTTCATCCTGTTCTGCGCCCTTGAAGAAAGCCCACAGTTGGCAAGCCACGAATGCTCCGACGCAGGCTCCAACTTCCTGTCGGTGGTCAAGGAAGGCCGCCGTCCAGGCCTGACATTGCAGCGCAATCATTCGACTATCGAACTGAAAGCCTGGGCCACCGAACTTCTGGAGAAGATCACGCCCTTGGCACAGTTGCTGGACAAGGCCCAGAGCAGCGACGAGCACATCAAATCGATTGCAGCCCAACAGGCCAAGGTCGATGACTCGTCACTGACGCCGTCGGCACAAGTGCTGGCCAGCATGCGGGCAAATGAAGAAGGCTTCACCGCCTTCTCGTTCCGCCAGAGCCAGAAACATGCCGAATACTTCCGCAGCCACCCGCTGGGCGCAGAAGATCAGGCACAGTTCGAAGCCCTGGCCAAAACCTCCATTGCGGAACAGGCAGAACTGGAAGAAACCGAAGAAGTCGTGGATTTCGACATCTTCGTGGGTGCGTATCAGGCGAGCATTCTGTCGATCAGCAACTGA
- a CDS encoding AAA family ATPase, translating to MLKILAVANYRSINSLVVPLGRLNLVTGDNGSGKSNLYKALRLLAETAQGGVVEALAHEGGLDSTWWAGPEVISSRMKRGEVPLEASVRRESKRLRLGFATEDFGFAISLGLPEPLPYPTAFMLDPEIKRECIWAGPLYRPASLLVDRKGPMIRARQGRDWEILQQHGQPFDSLFAQLGSPRNFAEIAEIRGLITGWRFYDHFRIDRDAPVRQPQLGTRTPVLNHDGRNLAAALQTIIEVGEVEDLHQALEDAFPGTRLEIDATPGGLFSLLFHQHGLLRPLTAAELSDGTLRYLLLMAALLTPRPPSMMVLNEPETSLHVDLLPALARLIIRVSQRCQVWVVSHSSILIRELSRHEDCQKIVLQKTLGQTEVQGQRPLDAPAWHWHD from the coding sequence ATGTTGAAAATTCTGGCCGTTGCCAATTACCGCTCGATCAATAGCCTGGTTGTGCCTTTGGGGCGGCTCAATCTTGTGACGGGCGATAATGGGAGCGGCAAGTCCAATCTCTACAAGGCTTTGCGGCTCTTGGCGGAGACGGCCCAGGGCGGCGTGGTGGAAGCCCTGGCCCATGAGGGCGGACTCGATTCGACCTGGTGGGCCGGTCCTGAAGTCATAAGCTCGCGCATGAAACGGGGTGAAGTGCCGCTGGAGGCGTCCGTGCGACGAGAGTCGAAACGGCTGCGCCTGGGGTTTGCCACCGAGGACTTCGGTTTCGCCATTTCCCTGGGATTGCCTGAGCCACTTCCTTACCCGACCGCGTTCATGCTGGACCCGGAGATCAAGCGGGAATGCATCTGGGCCGGGCCTTTATACCGACCGGCTTCCTTGCTGGTAGATCGCAAGGGGCCGATGATCCGGGCGCGTCAGGGCCGTGACTGGGAAATCCTGCAGCAACATGGGCAACCCTTCGACAGCCTGTTCGCGCAACTGGGCAGCCCGAGAAACTTTGCCGAAATCGCCGAAATACGTGGGCTCATAACGGGCTGGCGTTTCTACGACCATTTCCGCATCGACCGGGACGCGCCGGTTCGCCAGCCGCAACTGGGCACTCGCACGCCGGTGCTGAACCACGACGGGCGCAACCTGGCGGCGGCTTTGCAGACCATCATTGAAGTGGGCGAAGTGGAGGATCTGCATCAGGCGCTTGAGGATGCGTTTCCCGGCACCCGGCTGGAAATCGATGCAACGCCCGGAGGGTTGTTCAGCCTGCTCTTTCATCAGCACGGGCTGCTTCGCCCCCTGACGGCGGCCGAGCTTTCGGACGGAACACTGCGTTATCTGCTGCTCATGGCCGCACTGCTGACGCCGCGACCACCGTCGATGATGGTCTTGAACGAACCGGAAACCAGCCTGCATGTCGACCTGTTGCCGGCACTGGCGCGGCTGATCATCCGGGTTTCACAGCGCTGTCAGGTCTGGGTGGTGTCCCACTCAAGCATCCTGATCAGGGAGCTGAGCCGCCATGAAGACTGCCAGAAAATCGTCCTGCAAAAGACCCTTGGCCAGACAGAAGTACAAGGCCAGAGGCCTTTGGATGCACCTGCCTGGCATTGGCATGATTGA
- a CDS encoding NAD-dependent succinate-semialdehyde dehydrogenase, translating into MLKNQLKDPSLLVERAYVDGQWIIADDGATLTVTDPATGESLAQVPALSGAETRRAIEAAERAWPAWRARPAAERALLLERWCQAMLDNLEDLALIMTLEQGKPLNESRGEIRYGASFVKWFAEEARRSYGETIPTPSADRRLMTLKQPVGVCAAITPWNFPNAMITRKCAPALAAGCPIIVKPSDLTPLSALALAVLAERAGIPAGVFNVITGLPTDIGEELTGNPVVRKISFTGSTAVGRLLMRQSAEHIKRLSLELGGNAPFIVFDDADLEQAVAGIMLSKFRNAGQTCVCANRILVQNGIYDRFAQRLVEEVARLKVGNGLEEGVTIGPLINTAAVNKVARHIDDALSQGAKLLYGGLPDGDNPFVQPTVLGDTHAGMLLANEETFGPVAPLMRFSDEAEALALANATPYGLGAYYFTQDLRRSWRFGEALEFGMVGLNTGIISMEVAPFGGIKQSGLGREGSSYGLDEYLEVKAFHVGGL; encoded by the coding sequence ATGCTCAAGAATCAGTTGAAAGACCCCAGCCTGCTGGTAGAACGCGCTTACGTCGATGGGCAGTGGATTATCGCCGATGACGGCGCAACCCTGACGGTGACTGACCCGGCGACGGGGGAAAGTCTGGCGCAGGTTCCGGCCCTGTCGGGCGCTGAGACTCGCCGTGCCATCGAAGCTGCCGAGCGTGCCTGGCCCGCCTGGCGCGCACGTCCCGCCGCCGAGCGTGCGTTGCTACTGGAGCGCTGGTGTCAGGCCATGCTCGACAATCTTGAAGATCTGGCGCTGATCATGACCCTTGAGCAGGGCAAGCCGCTCAATGAGTCCCGTGGTGAAATCCGTTACGGGGCCAGCTTCGTCAAATGGTTCGCCGAAGAGGCGCGCCGCTCTTATGGTGAAACCATCCCGACGCCCAGTGCCGACCGCCGTTTGATGACCCTCAAGCAACCCGTTGGCGTCTGCGCTGCGATCACACCCTGGAATTTCCCCAACGCGATGATCACCCGCAAATGCGCCCCGGCGTTGGCGGCGGGTTGCCCGATTATCGTCAAACCGTCTGACCTGACACCACTGTCGGCCTTGGCGCTGGCGGTGCTGGCCGAGCGCGCAGGTATTCCGGCGGGCGTGTTCAACGTCATTACCGGCCTGCCTACCGATATTGGTGAAGAGCTGACCGGCAACCCGGTGGTGCGCAAGATTTCCTTTACCGGTTCGACGGCTGTTGGCCGTCTGCTGATGCGCCAGAGCGCCGAGCACATCAAGCGCCTGAGCCTGGAACTGGGCGGTAATGCACCGTTTATCGTGTTCGACGATGCCGACCTGGAACAGGCCGTGGCCGGCATCATGCTCAGCAAATTCCGCAACGCCGGGCAGACCTGTGTCTGTGCCAACCGCATTCTGGTGCAAAACGGCATCTATGATCGTTTTGCTCAGCGGCTTGTAGAAGAGGTCGCCAGACTCAAGGTCGGCAACGGTCTGGAGGAGGGCGTCACCATTGGTCCGCTGATCAATACGGCGGCAGTGAACAAGGTCGCCCGACACATCGACGACGCCTTGAGCCAGGGCGCGAAGCTGCTGTACGGCGGTCTTCCGGATGGCGATAACCCGTTCGTGCAACCGACCGTGCTGGGTGATACCCATGCCGGGATGCTGCTTGCCAACGAAGAAACCTTCGGCCCGGTTGCCCCGCTGATGCGCTTCAGTGACGAAGCCGAAGCTCTGGCCCTGGCCAACGCAACGCCTTACGGGCTGGGCGCTTATTACTTCACCCAGGACCTGCGCCGCTCATGGCGTTTCGGTGAAGCGCTGGAGTTCGGTATGGTGGGGCTCAATACCGGGATCATCTCCATGGAAGTCGCACCCTTCGGCGGGATCAAACAGTCAGGCCTGGGCCGCGAAGGTTCGAGCTACGGGCTGGACGAGTATCTGGAAGTGAAGGCGTTTCATGTGGGTGGGCTGTAG